CGGGGAGCCCGTACAAAGATTTTGCCGGTGTGTTACAGATCATCCGGTACGCCAGAGAGCACCGTGTGCCTGCTATTGGCACCTGTGGCGGATTTCAGCATATGGTGATCGAATATGCGCGGCATGTGCTGCAGCTGGAAGATGCGACGCACGCAGAGTATGATCCCTATGCTTCCAGATTGGTAGTGACGCCGTTGAGCTGCTCACTGGTGGGGCAAACACTGCAAATTCACATCAGGGACCAGCATTCAAAGGCAGGCCGGTCTTTACAAACAGACCAGATAACAGAACGGTATTATTGCAACTTCGGATTAAATCCGGATTACCAGACGTTGCTGCATGAGCATGGTTTTCAGGTGGTTGGTATTGACGCTGCCGGGGAAGCCAGGATACTGGAGCTCGAAGGGCATCCTTTTTATGTCGCTACGCTTTTTGTGCCGCAAACCAGTTCCACTGCTACGCATCCGCACCCGCTCATCAGCGGCTTCCTGCAAAGTATTAAGTCACAGGCAGAATCGTAAAGGCGCGGCAGGTCGCGCGTATGCCGTGCAGGGTATCAGCAATCCCAGGGACACACATGCATC
The Chitinophaga varians genome window above contains:
- a CDS encoding glutamine amidotransferase-related protein; this translates as MRVAIIGDYDPQAATHIATGDAILHAAGQLGMSVTFDWVPTENILPQFETICNGYDAYWIAPGSPYKDFAGVLQIIRYAREHRVPAIGTCGGFQHMVIEYARHVLQLEDATHAEYDPYASRLVVTPLSCSLVGQTLQIHIRDQHSKAGRSLQTDQITERYYCNFGLNPDYQTLLHEHGFQVVGIDAAGEARILELEGHPFYVATLFVPQTSSTATHPHPLISGFLQSIKSQAES